AGCACCGGAAGGTGGACGTGGAACCATCGGAGCGAGAATTTCGGCGACGCGGCACGAAGACGTCAGGCCCCAAGGTAGAGCACGAACACGGCACTCCCCACGCGGCAAGAAGCGTGATGCGGCTCACCCGCTTTGCCCCCAGATATCCACAAATTACCGGGGACCCGACGATCTGACCCTCTGCGCAGTTCCACGGGGGCACGGTGCGACGCTATCAAGCCGCCGTAGAAATCTCAAATCCCGACTGTTCGGAGTGTCGGGATCCGCCGGGCCGCATCGAAGCGACCCGACCTCCAGGCAGCGGGAGGGGTCTACTGCTGGGGGTCGGAGGAAGAGCGCTTGTGAACGAACTCTGCGACTTGGCGAGGCGTCATGGGCGCCGGAGAACTCGTTGTGTTGGTCCTCAGAAGGTGAAGAAAGGACCGTTCCACGTTAAAGGTGTTCTGGCAGGTCAAGCAACCCAGCAGGTGGGTGTAGACTCGAGTGCGGTCACGCTCGTCGAGCTCTCCGTCCAGATACGGATACAAGAACTTCATGATGCCGTCGCAGTCGCTCATTACGCTGCAAGTGTCCTGGCGACAGGACACCACGAGAACGTGTGGTGGGCGGGAGTGGGCGCGTCTGGGATTCGGAACGCGGAGTATTGGCTAGGCCACCGCGTGTTGGTGGCTCGCTGACACCGCGCGGGGTTGGCGATGGGCCCAATAATCCTTGAGGGATTTTTTCAGCAGGTTCCTCCCGCGGGACAAGCGCGACATCACGGTGCCGAGCGGACAACTCATGATTTCAGCGATCTCTTTATAGTCAAACCCCTCGACATCTTTGAGGAGAACGGCCAAACGAAGTTTGTGCGGCAAAGAATCCATGGCCCGCTGGAAGTCCTGTCGGAAGAGCCCGCGTTGATGGCGGTCGCTCGCGGCGACCAAAATTTCTTTCGGAGACTCGTAGGGGTCGTCCTCCACAATCTCAAGCTCTGTCAGCGAGACCTCACGGGCACGCTGGTGGTAGCGGTTGATGAAGAGATTCTTGGTGATCGTAAACAACCACGCCTTATAATTCGCGATGTGTTCATACCGGTGGTAGAAACGGAAAGCCCGAAGATACGCATCCTGAACCAAATCGTGTGCGTCATCGCTGTTGCCGGTTAAAACCAGCGCAAAACCATACAGTGAGTCCAGATACTTGAGCGTCAGATCCTCAAACTCGGCTTTTTTTGCTGCTCCGGGTCCTTCCAGCGTCATCACTGCGTTTTCCATCGTCTCTACCCCGCCCCCCAGAAAGGTGATTCGATCTTGCCCACGGACAGGGTGGAGACGCTGCAAGCCTGACGCCAGAACTCTCAGGGCAGTTTTTGGGGGTCTATTGGAGCTTGGGAGTGCGTCTAATGGGAAAAGGTTCCCAAACTTTTCCACTATTAGGCCTGACGCGGACCAGTTTTCAACAGCTAATCCACCGTCAATGCATAGGGAGGGAAGGTGAGAGGATGGGAAGGGAAATCCCCTACCATGCTCTCACCTGTGTAAGTCAGTACATAGTCCTCAGCTACAACGCGAATACCCACATATCCCACATTTCTCACATCCTTCCTCAAACTTGAGTTCGCAGCCGCAATCGGGACACGGAAACGCGACTTTTCCCGTCCGCTTGTACACGGCAAGCGGCTCTATCTCGGCGTCCAGCGTGGTTGGAGCCTTCGCCGCCAGATACTCCGCGACGCTTTTCGCGATGGCGTCTGAGCAGGACAACACCCGGTCGGGACCAACGCCATACGGTTTGTCGCAGCGGATGCCGACCAGCTGTTTGACGATCGCACGAGGGTCAGCGCCGGCTCGCAACGCCAGGGAAATCAGGCGACCGATGGCTTCGTTAAACGAGGCCTCGCAACCACCGGATTTTCCCATCATGTTGAATACCTCAAACGCGCGACCGGTTTCGTCTTGATTGACGGTCACGTACAGATCCCCGCATGATGTCTTCGTGCGGCTGGTGCTGCCGGTCGTCGTACGAGGGCGCGGCTTGGGCATGATCAGCGACGGCGTTCCTCCCGCGGGAGGTGGCAGGACCGGCGGCACAACCGGGAGCGCCACCTGGTCGACCACCGATGTGGCGGCCGGTGCCCCGAGGGCTGCCTCTGATCCGACGGAGACGGATGTCTTCGCTGATTGCCCGATATTGAGTACCTGCTCGTCACGGCTGCCGTCTCGGTAGACGGTAATTCCTTTGCAACCGAGCGTATACGCAAGTTGGTAGGCCTTTTTGACGTCCTCCACCGTGGCGCTGGCCGGCAAGTTGATGGTTTTGGACACGGCACTGTCGGTGTGCGCCTGAAACGCCGCCTGCATCCGAACGTGCCATTCCGGCGCGACGTCGTGAGAGGTCGCGAACACCCGCTGCCAATGCTCGGGGACGTCGCTCAAACCGCGAGCCGAGCCGTGGTTGTCGAGGATGCGCTGGATGAGGTCATCGCGCCAGAATCCCTCCCGCTTAGCCACCTCGATGAAGTCCTCCAGCACATACGGGAGGTGCTCCCCATCCATCACGTTCTTGTACCAGATCAAGGAAAATTCAGGCTCACACCCGCCCGACGTATCCGCAATCATGGAAATGGTCCCGGTCGGCGCTACGGTGGTCACGTACGAGTTGCGCAGTCGGTGGCCCTGTTTCTGGTGCAGCGATCCCTCCCAATAGGCGTACGGCCCGCGCTCGTCCGCCAACCGCCGTGATTCGTCGTAGCCGATATCGCGGAAGAACTTCATGATCTGCCGCCCCATCGCAACGCCGTCATTGGAATCGTAAGCGATGCCGAGCTTAAACAACAGCCGGGCGAACCCCATAATCCCCAAGCCGATCTTCCGATTCGCCTTGGTGATGGCTTCGATCTGCGGAATCGGGTAAGCGTTCATGTCGATCACGTTGTCCAGAAATCGAACGCTGGTTCGAATCGTCTGTTCCAATCGCGACCAATCGATCTCGTAGCAGCCGTTCTGCCGGATCACGTGGCGTTCGACGTTGATGCTCCCCAGGTTGCACGATTCATATGGGAGCAGGGGTTGCTCCCCGCAAGGATTGGTCGCTTCCATGGCCGCGACGTGCGGCGTCGGGTTGGTGCGGTTGGTGACATCGATGAAAAACAATCCGGGTTCGCCGTTGCGCCAAGCCGAAGACGCGATGCGGTCGAAGACCTCACGCGCGGGCAGTCGTCGCACGGTTTGACCGTTGCGGGGGCTCACGAGGTCGTACTCTTCCCCCCGCTCAACCGCCGCCATGAATCGATCGGTAATCGCTACACTGATATTGAAGTTGGTAATCTCCTTGGTATCCGTCTTACAGGTGATGAACTCGAGCACGTCGGGATGGTCCACGCGCAGGATGCCCATGTTCGCCCCGCGGCGTGTCCCCCCTTGTTTGACGGCTTCGGTCGCGTGGTTGAACACTTTCATAAATGAGACCGGCCCCGAAGCCACGCCCCCCGTTGTGCGCACCACATCATCCTTGGGCCGCAACCGTGAAAAGGCGAATCCCGTTCCTCCGCCGGTCTTGTGAATGATCGCCGCCTGCTTGACCGTTTCAAAAATGTCCTCCATCGAGTCGCCGACCGGCAGGACGAAGCAGGCGGACAATTGTTGCAACTCCCGGCCTGCATTCATCAGGGTCGGGGAGTTGGGCAGGAAGTCCAACTCCGCCATGATCGTATAAAACCGTTCGTACGCGCGATCCACTTCGGCGTCGGTCCCGTACAACCGCTCGGCCTGCGCGATGTTCCGCGCCACGCGCTCGAACAGTTCCTGCGGGGACTCGACGACGCGGCCCTGCTCATCCTTCGCCAAGTACCGCTTCTGAAGGACCTTCAGCGCATTCGGCGAGATGCGTGGAGCGGGAGATTTCGAGACGGTCGGGGCCGAATCGCCGGTCATCTGGGCGCGTTCACTCATACAGTACCCTCCTTGGTTTCAGGTACGACGTCGGGGGAATTAATTTAGGATGTCGGATCGTGGCAGATCGGATCGCGCTCCGCCAAACGCGAGGCGTGATCGTACTCCCTTCGCATTCCGGGTGTCAAGGGGAAAAACACAATATCGTGGGTTAGTGGCGACACATGGCACCAAGATATTGTGGATTATACTGTGTCTTGGCTGAGAATTCCTGTTTACAGCTTGTGGATAATTAGCGGTCTACCGCTAATCAAGGGTCACGATCAAGTCATACGACCCGAGGGTACCAGCCGCTGGATTGCGCCCGATGCCGGCGGTGGCCCGAGAAATGACTTTTCCGTAGTAGGTTCCCGCAGGAAGGACGACCTGGCCCGTCGATACCGTCGAGGCCAACCGAGCCCCATTATTGATTCCAGCATCGAAATAGGCTTGAGGGATCTGCGCGACGCGATTTCCACAGATCGTCGGGGTGAACAGCCTGGGGGCGGGCGCATTGTCACTGTCAAGTCGCTCAAGTGTGCCGTCACCATTCACGTCGATCTGCACCACATTGCCGTTGGCATCCAGAAGTTGCACGACGGTGTCAGCACCGTTTGAGAGATTAAACGTCTCAATCGTTACCGAACGCGGCGTCGTAAGCTGGATTCGGACGAAATCAACGTCCCCGGCAGGATAGAGCGTGTGACACGTGGTGAATTCATTGACCACCCCCGGAACACCCGGACCAACTGTCGGCGCATCGGCCATCTGGTTGTCGTCGTAATCGCCATACCCAGTCTCATATTCGTCGGGGAAGAACTGCACCCGCCGGAGCTTGGCGGTTGCGGCCAGATTCGTGATCCCGGACGGGCCAACCTGGTTTTCAAACAACGTGGCCAACGTTTCCAGCGACACGTTCGACGGAGCGGTCACCAGGCGCGTAAACAGGTCCCACACGCCCTGTAGACCCATGGCGTAGCGATCCCCGGATTCGTTCCGCGAGTCGTAGAGATCCCAAAGCACAGACGAGACCGAGACTTCGCTGGTCGTATAGATGCCGTGGTCCTCAAGCGGCGTCCCGATCTGCGGCGCGGACAGGATGTCCGAGTGCGGCGTCTCGATTTCAAAGGAATAACTAAAGTCGTGCTCGGGATGGCCGGGGTCACCTCCCCGCGTGTTGACCATCACGCTCCGATTCCTCACCGCCGCAGAAAAGAAGGTGGCCCAGCCCTCAGACCACGCCAGGCGGATGTCCTGGGTATTGTCGTTGAGGTAGTGGGTCCCGCCGGCTTCCGCCGGCTTGGAAAAGCTGTACGCCATAAAGTGTCCGAACTCGTGAAGGATCACGTCGTCGTCGAATTCGTCGTGATCACCGGAATCCGGGTCCGCGCCTCCCGCTCCGCCAGAAAGCTCGATCCCGGCCAGGCGCTGGGTCGGATCATCCCCCACGAAGTACGTCCCGATCGTGCCGGACCCGAACACCGTGCCCGGGGTCCAGCCTACCAGCAGTTCGGCGCTTGGTGGGCGGCCGGCCAGAGCGATCGCCGCCTCGGCTCCCTCGGTGGCGACGTCCAAAATATTAAACGCTCCCGAAAGCGGGAACACCAGACCCGATCCCAGATCCGCCAGTACCGGGACAGCGATGTCCCGATTATACGTTCCCGGTCTTGTTCCGTCGAGCGACGCGCCGGGGCGGCTGTACAGACTCGCTTGGGGGTTATTGATACTGTCGACGACCGCGATTTTGAAGCGGGACGGGTTCGTCCTGGTGGCTACGCGAGGGTACACGGCGGGAAACTCGATGGGCACACCCCTCGCCTGAACGCAGTAGTTCCCGTTTTCATCGGTATAGCTCGTTCCCACCACCCGCCCGTCGACTTCGAGCACCATTTCGACGAGCGCGTGGCGGACCGGCTTGACGTCGCGCCCTCCGGTGAGACCCCGCTCGTTGTAGAGGCGCTTGATGAACGTGACCTTCCCGCCGACGATGACCCCGCTGCCGCGGCAGATCAGATCATCGGTCGGCGTGCCGCCTCCGACGCCGCAGCCCACGAGCAGGATGGCGCCCAATGTCGCGCTCCATCGCCGTGGTCGATTACGGCGCGTCGCGAAATTCGATAACGGATTCACCCGTGGTCGTTTTTTTAGGAGGGGAAAGGCCGAGAGTTTGTTTGGAGCGCTCGCCCAACGACAGGCTCAATGAGCGCACGTCGCCGAGTACCGTTCCATCGGGAAACTCGATCCGCGCGGCGCCTTGGATCACGGAGAACTCGGCCCGGCGAGGACGAACCGTCACGCTAAGGACTCGATTCTCCTGGGCGCGAACGGGTCCGACCCACGCCGTCT
This Nitrospirota bacterium DNA region includes the following protein-coding sequences:
- a CDS encoding vitamin B12-dependent ribonucleotide reductase — protein: MTGDSAPTVSKSPAPRISPNALKVLQKRYLAKDEQGRVVESPQELFERVARNIAQAERLYGTDAEVDRAYERFYTIMAELDFLPNSPTLMNAGRELQQLSACFVLPVGDSMEDIFETVKQAAIIHKTGGGTGFAFSRLRPKDDVVRTTGGVASGPVSFMKVFNHATEAVKQGGTRRGANMGILRVDHPDVLEFITCKTDTKEITNFNISVAITDRFMAAVERGEEYDLVSPRNGQTVRRLPAREVFDRIASSAWRNGEPGLFFIDVTNRTNPTPHVAAMEATNPCGEQPLLPYESCNLGSINVERHVIRQNGCYEIDWSRLEQTIRTSVRFLDNVIDMNAYPIPQIEAITKANRKIGLGIMGFARLLFKLGIAYDSNDGVAMGRQIMKFFRDIGYDESRRLADERGPYAYWEGSLHQKQGHRLRNSYVTTVAPTGTISMIADTSGGCEPEFSLIWYKNVMDGEHLPYVLEDFIEVAKREGFWRDDLIQRILDNHGSARGLSDVPEHWQRVFATSHDVAPEWHVRMQAAFQAHTDSAVSKTINLPASATVEDVKKAYQLAYTLGCKGITVYRDGSRDEQVLNIGQSAKTSVSVGSEAALGAPAATSVVDQVALPVVPPVLPPPAGGTPSLIMPKPRPRTTTGSTSRTKTSCGDLYVTVNQDETGRAFEVFNMMGKSGGCEASFNEAIGRLISLALRAGADPRAIVKQLVGIRCDKPYGVGPDRVLSCSDAIAKSVAEYLAAKAPTTLDAEIEPLAVYKRTGKVAFPCPDCGCELKFEEGCEKCGICGYSRCS
- a CDS encoding zf-HC2 domain-containing protein, translating into MSDCDGIMKFLYPYLDGELDERDRTRVYTHLLGCLTCQNTFNVERSFLHLLRTNTTSSPAPMTPRQVAEFVHKRSSSDPQQ
- a CDS encoding sigma-70 family RNA polymerase sigma factor, which encodes MENAVMTLEGPGAAKKAEFEDLTLKYLDSLYGFALVLTGNSDDAHDLVQDAYLRAFRFYHRYEHIANYKAWLFTITKNLFINRYHQRAREVSLTELEIVEDDPYESPKEILVAASDRHQRGLFRQDFQRAMDSLPHKLRLAVLLKDVEGFDYKEIAEIMSCPLGTVMSRLSRGRNLLKKSLKDYWAHRQPRAVSASHQHAVA